Proteins co-encoded in one Ziziphus jujuba cultivar Dongzao chromosome 9, ASM3175591v1 genomic window:
- the LOC132799501 gene encoding probable pectin methylesterase CGR2: MTGGFVNIREAVGKFEGDFSCTVEVQRAIPILAKAYGDSMHKIPHVGPDTCSVVSKLLKEKETEAWGVETNDIQDADRNCKALVKKGIVHVANIKFPLPYRPKSFSLVIVSDALEYLSPRYLNKTLPDLARVSIDGLVIFTGSPGHRKAKVSESKYGRVLRISAFETYFSYAFLLFQKLFNSL, encoded by the exons ATGACAGGTGGATTTGTCAACATTAGGGAGGCTGTTGGCAAGTTTgaag GTGATTTTTCATGCACGGTGGAGGTCCAACGAGCAATTCCCATTCTAGCAAAAGCATATGGTGACAGCATGCACAAAATTCCGCATGTTGGCCCTGATACTTGTTCAGTGGTTTCTAAATTGCTAAAGGAGAAAGAAACTGAAGCCTGGGGTGTGGAAACAAATGACATACAGGATGCTGATAGAAACTGCAAAGCTCTTGTGAAGAAAGGCATTGTGCATGTTGCCAACATCAAGTTTCCACTTCCATACAGGCCAAAATCATTTTCTCTTGTAATTGTTTCAGATGCATTGGAATATTTGTCTCCTAGGTACCTTAACAAGACCCTCCCAGATCTGGCAAGGGTATCTATTGATGGGCTTGTGATCTTTACAG GCTCTCCTGGTCATCGGAAAGCTAAAGTTTCAGAATCCAAATATGGAAGGGTGCTAAGAATATCTGCATTTGAAACTTATTTTTCAtatgcttttcttttatttcaaaagtTGTTTAATTCATTGTGA
- the LOC107435785 gene encoding receptor-like protein EIX2: MGKSINIHFYQPLSLLILSGIRFLSKICFCFGDLDVVCIDDERKALFLFKDGLTDPSGRLSPWVGEDCGKWEGVSCNNGTGHVVELKLRNCFPDGLDGGATVTSLGGKIDPSLLVLKDLNFLDISMNDFGGSQIPSFIGSLQNLRYLNLSGACFGGTISPSLGNLSRVYYLDLNNNHFIQSNKSSITWLSEYWWTYMRADSEVLDEVRRLSEAGKLKIPVEKTFPIAQLEIQEAKEKLDGKDADYEAMMSYKLSIAKKVFSQEKDMILNSKIPLILELHLPNCQLFDPPLTFPFLNFTSLSVLDLSNNGFKSTIPDWLFNLKSLVKLDLSNNHFHGEIPDAISNLAFLEKLDLSGIHWGKLSRNLGKLCNLELYDSKISGEIVDSFDSLSECFSNRLETLDLGDNGVMGKLPNSLGYIESLRFLQLSNNSLQGSLPCSIGNLKSLQKILLGDNRMSIIPKNLGQLSKLVVLDISENI, from the exons ATGGGTAAAAGCATTAATATTCATTTCTATCAACCTCTTTCACTTCTTATTCTGAGTGGAATTCGGTTCCTTAGCAAAATCTGCTTCTGCTTTGGAGATCTTGATGTGGTATGCATTGATGATGAGAGGAAAGCTCTTTTCCTGTTCAAAGATGGCCTAACAGATCCTTCAGGCAGACTTTCACCTTGGGTGGGAGAAGATTGCGGTAAATGGGAAGGAGTAAGCTGCAACAATGGAACTGGACATGTTGTTGAGCTCAAACTTCGCAACTGCTTTCCAGATGGTTTGGATGGTGGTGCAACAGTCACGAGTTTAGGTGGTAAGATCGATCCTTCTTTGCTTGTTTtgaaagatttaaatttcttggaCATAAGCATGAATGATTTCGGAGGTTCCCAAATTCCTTCTTTTATTGGATCACTACAGAACTTGAGATATCTCAACCTTTCTGGTGCATGTTTTGGTGGAACTATTTCTCCAAGTCTTGGAAATCTTTCAAGAGTGTATTATCTAGATCTCAACAACAACCATTTCATTCAGTCAAATAAGAGTAGCATAACATGGCTTTCTG AATACTGGTGGACTTATATGAGAGCTGATTCAGAAGTTTTAGATGAGGTTCGAAGGCTTTCTGAAGCAGGAAAGTTAAAAATACCTGTAGAGAAGACATTTCCAATTGCCCAA CTAGAGATTCAGGAGGCAAAAGAAAAGCTGGATGGAAAg GATGCTGACTACGAGGCCATGATGAGTTATAAACTTTCAATTGCCAAGAAAGTTTTTTCACAAGAGAAGGATATGATACTTAACTCCAA GATCCCATTGATCCTGGAATTGCACTTACCCAATTGTCAACTTTTTGATCCGCCTTTGACCTTTCCTTTTCTTAATTTCACCTCTCTTTCTGTGCTTGATCTCTCAAACAATGGTTTCAAATCCACAATACCAGATTGGTTGTTCAATCTTAAAAGCCTAGTTAAGCTTGACCTCAGTAACAACCATTTCCATGGAGAAATTCCGGATGCAATATCTAATCTAGCTTTTCTTGAAAAGCTTGACTTGTCAGGAATCCACTGGGGTAAGTTGTCAAGAAATTTGGGAAAGTTGTGCAATTTGGAGCTTTATGATAGTAAAATCTCTGGTGAAATAGTTGATTCTTTTGACAGTTTGTCTGAATGCTTCAGCAATAGGTTGGAGACTTTAGATTTGGGAGACAATGGAGTAATGGGAAAACTGCCCAATTCTTTGGGATATATTGAGAGCTTAAGATTTCTTCAACTGTCAAACAACTCTTTACAAGGCTCACTTCCATGCTCTATTGGAAACTTAAAATCTTTGCAAAAGATTTTATTAGGAGATAACCGGATGAGTATAATACCAAAAAATCTTGGGCAACTTTCAAAGTTGGTTGTGTTGGATATCTCAGAGAACATATAG
- the LOC112489481 gene encoding uridine/cytidine kinase UKL1, chloroplastic has product MPFQLIYEKLPKDTSERHVLLLDPVLATGNSANQAIELLIQKGVPESHIIFLNLISAPEGIHCVCKRFPSLKIVTSEIDAALNEEFRVIPGMGEFGDRYFGTDD; this is encoded by the exons ATGCCATTTCAGCTTATATATGAGAAACTTCCCAAGGATACTTCAGAACGTCATGTCCTGCTTCTAGATCCTGTTCTTGCTACAG gaAACTCTGCTAACCAAGCTATTGAACTACTCATACAGAAAGGGGTTCCAGAATCGCATATCATATTCCTTAACCTCATATCT GCCCCTGAGGGAATCCACTGTGTTTGCAAACGGTTCCCGTCTTTGAAGATTGTGACTTCAGAGATTGATGCTGCACTGAATGAAGAATTCCGTGTCATACCTGGAATGGGTGAGTTTGGTGATCGTTACTTTGGTACTGATGATTGA
- the LOC132799458 gene encoding receptor-like protein 35, which produces MVNIDLSYNKFFGKLPVWIEIISALLIVRLKANFFTGNIPSQLCSLPNLHILDLSHNSFFGHIPHCIGNLSGMKSESISIKKGLYDVTHFGLMFARSTVSNTNSTITTQYVSILDLFNNHLYGTIPSSICNLHFLKFLVLSNNKLSVELPSSLKNCTCLASLDLGDNKFSGKLPSCIGETMPNILILHMRANFFTEDIPLTFCSLANLHILDFSYNSLSSHIPDCIGNLSGMIFELVDSDTALVNVS; this is translated from the coding sequence ATGGTAAATATTGATCTTAgttataacaaattttttggGAAACTTCCAGTTTGGATTGAAATCATTTCTGCATTGTTGATTGTACGCTTGAAGGCCAATTTCTTTACTGGAAACATTCCTTCACAACTCTGCAGCCTTCCCAATCTTCACATATTAGATCTCTCACACAATAGCTTTTTTGGTCATATTCCACATTGCATTGGTAATCTGAGTGGCATGAAATCAGAATCGATATCCATAAAGAAAGGTCTATACGACGTAACACACTTTGGATTAATGTTTGCAAGAAGTACAGTGTCAAATACCAATTCCACCATCACCACACAATATGTAAGCATCCTTGATCTCTTTAACAACCATCTTTATGGGACAATCCCAAGCTCAATATGTAATCTtcattttctcaaatttttagTTCTCTCTAACAACAAGCTTTCAGTTGAACTTCCTTCCTCTTTGAAAAACTGCACATGTTTGGCTAGTCTTGATCTTGGTGATAACAAATTTTCTGGGAAACTTCCATCATGCATAGGAGAAACCATGccaaatatattgattttacaCATGCGGGCCAACTTCTTCACCGAAGACATTCCTTTGACGTTCTGCAGCCTTGCCAATCTTCATATATTGGATTTCTCTTACAATTCTCTGTCAAGTCATATTCCAGATTGCATTGGCAATCTGAGTGGTATGATATTTGAACTTGTAGATTCTGATACAGCATTAGTCAATGTAAGTTAG